A stretch of DNA from Amylolactobacillus amylophilus DSM 20533 = JCM 1125:
CCATGGATTAAGGTGTTAGCAAAAGATTCAGGCGACACGGTTAGTGTCTCGTTGATTGATGTATTACAAAACGCACGTCAGTACGAGAGGCTCGCTGGTGAAATGCGGGTACAAGATTTTGCCATCATGCGAATTTTACTTGCTATATTGACAACAGTGTATTCGCGGTTTGATGCACAAGGAGAGGGCTACAACTGGCTTGACTACGATTCGAATGGTTATCAAGTTACTAGGGTGAAAATCTTTGAGGACGATCAACGTCAAGAACTACTTGATTCCTGGAACCAGACGTTTACCAGCGGTAGTTTTAGCCGAAAAGTATTTGATTATCTGAATGAATACAGTAATCGTTTTGACTTCTTGGGCGAACATCCTTTTATGCAGGTAACACATGATGAATATAATAGTCTTGTTTCTGCTGACAAGAAGATAGAAAAAGGTAGTGGACAAGTTTTAATTAAACAAATCAATCGTTCTATTTCCGAAAGTGGTAATACATCATTCGTCTTCTCCCCAAAAAGTAATGATGAAAAGGATAAAATCGATTTGCCAGAGTTGGTTAGATGGGTGATTACTTATCAAGGCTTAACGGGAGTGACAGACAAAACGAAGGTCCAGTCTAAGGAAAAATATTCAATCAGCCCTGGCTGGCTGTTTCAAATCAGTCCGGTTTTTATTCGCGGATCAGACTTATTTCAAACTCTTATGCTTAATTTGCTTTTGTTTAACCCAAACCACCAAGGTGAATTTAATTTACAAAAACCGATTTGGGAAGAAACGAATTTACTCAGTTACGCAGAGTTGCGCTTATCAAATATTTTTCCAAATGATATTGCTGGACTATATACTTCTCTTTCGCGAATGCTACACATTAGTTGGAAAGATGAAGGTCCACAAATCTTTAGTGCTGGACTACCTAAGCTTGATATCGAACAAAATCCATTTGAGCCAATGACGACCTGGAAGAAAAACAAGGATAAGAAAAGGAACATCGATTTTGTGCCAGCAGTCAAGAGTAAGTGGTCAATCAGCAAGGCTATGTGGAGAGATTTTGGTCAATATGTTGGAACTGACTACAGCGGAAATGAGGTAGAGCCGGGTATAATTGCTTGGTTACGACAATTAAAAAATAACGGTTATATCGATGATTCGTTTCACGTCAATGTTAGTTCGGTTTCGTTTATTAATGACGGAAACGCAACTTCACAATTACCGGTGGAAGAGATTCATGGAGAATTATCTCTTTATGCGGATGTTTTGTTCGATGATGATATTGCTGGAAGGTGGACTGTACGCATCGAAAAAATAGTTGAACAGATTGAAAATGTCGGCAAAATGTACTATGGATTTTTGTCCAATATTAATGGACTCGAGGGCGGCAAGGGACAAGCTTCAGACCATGAAATGGGTCAATTCTACGATCTTCTGAACCAACCCTTTGAAAGTTGGTTGAACAATATTCATGCTGATGATAATCGAGATATGAAAGAACTAGAGTGGCGCAAAACACTCTGGGAGCTTGTCCAAAACTTGGCAAAATCACAAATGGATTCTGCTACATCAAAGGTTATCAGAGGAAAAGTGGAAGATCAGGTTCAAACAAATATTTTTACTATATACAACTCTTTTATGCGAAGAGTATGGAATTCGTTAGAATTGGAGGTGTTTAAGAATGCCAAATAAGATTAGAAATAAAGCAGATAGGATTATCACGGCAATTCAAGCCGACGCAAAACCAGACAAGGGGGCGCTTGCGGCGCTCAGGACGTCAAAATCAATTACTGATCCTGGAGCTACAGTTGTCTGGCCTTACATTCTTGCAAACCTTGACGAACAAGATTTGAGCAGAACAGGCACGCCTACACGAGAAGAAATAGCTGTTTATACCGCGATTCGTCTCTATGCTATTTACCAACAAGGTGTAGAACAGTTACTCTATACTCCTTATTACAAACGTAATGATGGGGACAAAACACTAACGTTGTTTCAGGCAATGGCAGGAATTCAGAATGCTGGAGATGATTCTACAGCTTTGAGACGGCAAATTACTCAGGTCCTAGCTACGACGAATTTTGAAACAACAATCAATTCTTTGACACGACTTGTAGGTGTGTTGAAGGGTAAAAAAACGGGTGCTGTTGTAGATTTTGCACAATTAGCGGAAGATATATTTTGGTATCAAACAGGCTATAAATCTGCAAATAAAGTCCGTTTGCAGTGGGGGCAAGATTTTTATCGTAGTTTTGATCAGCTAGAAAAGATGACAAATCAGGAGGAAAATAACAATGCAAAATAAGAATCTTTATATCGATATTCACGTGCTACAAAGCGTACCTGCAGCAAACATTAACCGTGACGACGCAGGATCGCCAAAGACAGTTTATTATGGTGGAACATTACGATCACGAGTATCTTCTCAGAGTTGGAAGAACGCGATGCGAGCAGATTTTAATCTAAATCCGTTAAGCGATAACCTGGGAATTAGATCAAAAAAGGTTCTGGCAAGACTAGCTAAGTTACTTGTGGATCAAAAAGCGGATATTTCGTTAGAAGATGCTCAAAAAATGGCCGAAAAGGCATTGGACACCATTGGAGTTAAAAAATCAACTGACACACTTTTGTTCATTAGCCAGTGGCAGTTGAACAACTTGGTCAAACTGATCTTGAGTGAAGAGGGATTAGAGCAATTTGACAAGAAGGAATTGAAGAAAGCCTTCATGGAAAATAATTCATTGGATTTGGCTCTTTTTGGGAGAATGGTTGCAACAAACCCAGAATTAAATGTCGAAGGTGCATCTCAGGTAGCCCATGCCTTTTCGACACACGAAATAGTACCGGAGTTTGATTTTTATACTGGTAGAGACGATCTGCAGGAAGAAAACAACGCCGGAGCTGGTATGATGGGGACAATTGAGTATAATTCTTCGACTCTTTATCGCTATGCTAATGTAAACGTCAGAGAACTGAGTGAAAATCTTCAAGGAGAACAACTTACGGAGAGTATTGAAAAATTCGTGCAGAGCTTCATATTGTCGATGCCAACCGGTAAACAAAATAGTTATGCCAATAAAACTCTTCCTAATTACGTGTTGGTCACTATTCGTGATGATACACCTGTTAATCTTGCCTCAGCATTTGAAGAACCTGTTAAATCAAAATCTGGTTATCTGACTCAATCAATTAAAAAATTGGAGCAAGAGTTTACTGAGACTGAAGCTTTTGTGGATAAACCAGTTAAAACCCTTGTGTTAACGACAAAGGAATCTTCAATTTCGCAAAGAACTAATAGTTTAAATGAGTTATTGAATCAAGTAGCTCAAACGATTGTAGAGGTAGGTAGCTATGAAGACAGTAACAATTAGGTTGGCTGGTCTTTTACAATCATATGGTAGTGAAGCAAATTTCAATTACAGAACGACACTCGGTTATCCGTCTAAAAGTGCGGTAATTGGAATGATTGCAGCTGCTTTTGGCTATGAGCGCGATAATCCGGCTATTAATAGATTAAATAATCTGGCTTTTGCCGTTAGAATAGATCAGCCAGGACGAGCATTACAGGACTTTCAGATGGTTCATATGCAAAAAGGTAAGCAAATTCAATCAAAAATAACTTATCGAGACTATCTACAAGATGCTGTTTTCGTGGTGGCTATTGGTAGTGAAGATTCTGAATTGATTGAAAAAATCCAATATTCGTTGAGACATCCAAGATTCTCGTTATTTCTTGGCCGACGGGCGAACGTTCCTGGTGGTATGTTGCAAACCAAAGTGTATGAAGATACAACACCAATTAATATACTTGATAGTCTTCAATGGCAGGCTGCCAAGTGGTTTCAAAAAAAGCAAAAAAAGCAAGATAAAGTTCAAGTTGATATCGTCGCTGATGCGAACCTTTTACCGGATCAAAGATACTATCTTCAAAAGGATAAAGTTGTTTCTTTTTCTCAAAAGAGTCGCCAATTTGAGTTTCGGAGAATTGCGGAGAAGTCGATTGAGTTGATAAATCCTCAATTTGAGAAGCTGGGTTGGGATACGGAACACGACATCATGAATTTTTTATAGTAGGAGGTGAAATAGATGTATTTATCAAGGGTACAAGTTGATACGAATAACCGCAGAAAACTAAAAACTTTAACACACCTTGGCGCTTACCACAATTGGGTTGAACAAGCTTTTCCAAATGAGGTGGCAAATGGTGAGCGAGGAAGACATCTATGGCGAATTGATCGTCTTAAAGGTGATGAATATCTCCTTGTATTGAGCGAAGAAAAGCCTGATTTAAATTTGTTGGAATGCTTTGGTAAAAAGGGAACTGCAGAGAGTAAAAATTATGATTCATTCCTTAACAGCATCGTTAATGGACAATCTGCGTATTTTCGTTTAACTGCTAATCCGACAATTTCAATTCCTAAACCGGGACAACCTAGAGGTACAGTATACCCTATTTTAGCTAATGCTAAACAGAGAGCCTGGCTTATCAAAAAATCAGATTCAAATGGTTTTAAACTAAATGATGATCCTTTGGGAGATTACGCATTTGATGTTGTTGAACGTGAATTTTCAAATCTTTATCACGGTCACAATAATAAAGTACGGATCAGTCGTGTAACCTTTGAAGGCCTACTAACAGTCACGGATGCAGAAAAGTTTAAGCTAGCGTTAACAAAGGGTATTGGGCGTGAGAAAGCTTACGGTATGGGATTGTTGACAATTATTCCGGAGGCATAAACATGGTCGAAATCGGTCGTAAGAAGCCAAATGTTAGTGAACTTAGTAGAATTAGTGATCGTGTAAGTTTTTTATATCTCGAACATGTGAAAATTAACCGAAGAGATAATGCAATTCTAGTTACTGATGAACAAGCAACAGTCTTAGTTCCTGCAGCAATCATCAGCGTTCTGCTTTTGGGGCCAGGAGTTGACGTTACTCATAGGGCTATGGAGCTGATTGGAGATTTGGGAGCCAGTGTTGTCTGGGTTGGTGAGCGTGGTGTTCGGCAATACGCGCATGGAAGAGCGCTCTCACATTCAACTGTTTTGCTGCAAGAACAGGCACGGTTAGTCTCTAATAGTAAGATGAGGGTTTCTGTTGCACGAAAGATGTACCAACTCCGCTTTCCAAATGAAGATGTATCTAAACTGACCATGCAGGAACTGCGCGGAAAAGAAGGTGCAAGAGTTCGCAAAATATATGCAAATTCATCCAAGACGACTGGTGTAGCTTGGGATAAAAGACAATATAATCCCGATGATTTTACATCTGGAACTCCGATAAATCAGGCTTTGACTGCAGCAAATGTTGCGCTCTACGGGTTAAGCTACAGCGTCGTGGCGGCCTTGGGATTGTCACCTGGATTGGGATTTGTGCATACTGGCAATGATTTATCATTTATCTATGATTTTGCGGATTTATATAAAGGAGAGTATTCCATTCCAATTGCTTTCAATGTAGTTAAGAATCTTCAACCAGATGATGATATCGGGCGCATCACTAGGTTGGCAATGAGGGATGCGTTTGTTGATGGTAAACTAATGGTGAGGATGGTAAAAGACCTTAAGTACTTGTTTAACACCAAGGAGATAGAGAGGATTGAGTCTGATGTTCTTAACCTTTGGGACGACAAGGAAGGTTTACAGAAGTTTGGTGTGGCTTACGATTTGAGAACGGAGGATTAGTTGATGATTGTTATTACGTTAACGAGCGTTCCTCCGGCCTTGCGTGGTGAGTTATCTAAGTGGTGTCAAGAAATCCAGGTAGGAATTTTTGTTGGCAATCCTAGTGCGAGAATTCGTGATTTATTGTGGGACAAAATAGTAGATAATGTAGGACAGGGACGAGCGACAATGGCATTTAATGCACGCAATGAATTTGGTTATCAATTCCGAACTACCAATCGCTACTATGAAGTTAGAGATTATGATGGGATTCCATTACTTGTCAAGGTTAAAGATGCTACCCCTCTTATCAAAGTGGGCTATAGTGATGCCGCAAAATTTAGGCGTGCAGCAAAGTTTTCAAAGCAAAAACAACGTAGTGAGCCACCAGACGTTTCGTTTGTGGCAATTGATATTGAGACAACTGGTCTAGAACCTGATACTGATAAGATTATTGCTATTGGTATGGTCAAGATTAATCACGGTGTTGCTGACAATCCAAAACAAATTCTAATTAAAATTGACGAGCCACTCTCAGATGAAATAATTAAATTAACTGGATATACAAACAAATGGTTGGAGACTGAAGGAGTTGATATTGTTAGCGCATTAAGTAGATTTGTAGATACTGTTGAAAATTTACCAATTATCGGATTCAATGTAAACTTCGATATCAATTTTATCAACAAAAATTTGATTGAAAATGGTATGTTGAAAGTAGAAAATGAAATTACTGATTTGAGAACAGTGGTGAAGAAAAATGAACTGTTTTTGAATAATTATCGGTTAGAGACAGTTCTGGCAAAATATGGTATTGAAAATATTAACCCACATCATGCGGAATCAGATGCGCTGGCAACGGCAAAGCTTGCGGATCAACTCATAAAAAATAGTTTACTATATTTTTAGAATGTTGATTTATAAGGGATCTTTTAGTGTTTTCCCCGCACAGGCGGGGGTGATCCTATTGCAAAGACCGCTACTGAAGCGCGGCCGGTGTTTTCCCCGCACAGGCGGGGGTGATCCTGTTGTAAAAGCTAACGCCGTTAATAGGTTAGAGTTTTCCCCGCACAGGCGGGGGTGATCCCGGCGCCGGCTACTATGTATACTTTGAACCGTTGTTTTCCCCGCACAGGCGGGGGTGATCCCGGTAGACCAAGTTATTATTTTGGTGAAAAAGGGTTTTCCCCGCACAGGCGGGGGTGATCCCGCGGTAGGCCGTGCTAGGTATGACAACGGCGCGTTTTCCCCGCACAGGCGGGGGTGATCCTCTCATAGTGCCCGTTTTTCTTATATATTGCTTGTTTTCCCCGCACAGGCGGGGGTGATCCTCTCCACCACTCGCTTAAACTTCGTCTCATCACGTTTTCCCCGCACAGGCGGGGGTGATCCCACTAAAAGCAGTCCCGGTACCATAAGATATTGGTTTTCCCCGCACAGGCGGGGGTGATCCTTGTATTATATAAATATAGAAGAGAGCAGGAGAGTTTTCCCCGCACAGGCGGGGGTGATCCCCATTCCTCCAAAACGAAAAATGGTCGGAGTTCGTTTTCCCCGCACAGGCGGGGGTGATCCTACATGGTTTTCACAAACTCATACATTGTTCTCGTTTTCCCCGCACAGGCGGGGGTGATCCTATGTTACGCCATCATCAATATCATCAGGGAACGTTTTCCCCGCACAGGCGGGGGTGATCCTAGTAAGGGCATCGTCAGAGCTCGCAAAGATGGGTTTTCCCCGCACAGGCGGGGGTGATCCTCTTTTTAGCCAATTGCACTTGCGTAATGCGTTGTTTTCCCCGCACAGGCGGGGGTGATCCTCAACATTAA
This window harbors:
- the casB gene encoding type I-E CRISPR-associated protein Cse2/CasB: MPNKIRNKADRIITAIQADAKPDKGALAALRTSKSITDPGATVVWPYILANLDEQDLSRTGTPTREEIAVYTAIRLYAIYQQGVEQLLYTPYYKRNDGDKTLTLFQAMAGIQNAGDDSTALRRQITQVLATTNFETTINSLTRLVGVLKGKKTGAVVDFAQLAEDIFWYQTGYKSANKVRLQWGQDFYRSFDQLEKMTNQEENNNAK
- the cas7e gene encoding type I-E CRISPR-associated protein Cas7/Cse4/CasC; translated protein: MQNKNLYIDIHVLQSVPAANINRDDAGSPKTVYYGGTLRSRVSSQSWKNAMRADFNLNPLSDNLGIRSKKVLARLAKLLVDQKADISLEDAQKMAEKALDTIGVKKSTDTLLFISQWQLNNLVKLILSEEGLEQFDKKELKKAFMENNSLDLALFGRMVATNPELNVEGASQVAHAFSTHEIVPEFDFYTGRDDLQEENNAGAGMMGTIEYNSSTLYRYANVNVRELSENLQGEQLTESIEKFVQSFILSMPTGKQNSYANKTLPNYVLVTIRDDTPVNLASAFEEPVKSKSGYLTQSIKKLEQEFTETEAFVDKPVKTLVLTTKESSISQRTNSLNELLNQVAQTIVEVGSYEDSNN
- the cas2e gene encoding type I-E CRISPR-associated endoribonuclease Cas2e — protein: MIVITLTSVPPALRGELSKWCQEIQVGIFVGNPSARIRDLLWDKIVDNVGQGRATMAFNARNEFGYQFRTTNRYYEVRDYDGIPLLVKVKDATPLIKVGYSDAAKFRRAAKFSKQKQRSEPPDVSFVAIDIETTGLEPDTDKIIAIGMVKINHGVADNPKQILIKIDEPLSDEIIKLTGYTNKWLETEGVDIVSALSRFVDTVENLPIIGFNVNFDINFINKNLIENGMLKVENEITDLRTVVKKNELFLNNYRLETVLAKYGIENINPHHAESDALATAKLADQLIKNSLLYF
- the cas6e gene encoding type I-E CRISPR-associated protein Cas6/Cse3/CasE, whose product is MYLSRVQVDTNNRRKLKTLTHLGAYHNWVEQAFPNEVANGERGRHLWRIDRLKGDEYLLVLSEEKPDLNLLECFGKKGTAESKNYDSFLNSIVNGQSAYFRLTANPTISIPKPGQPRGTVYPILANAKQRAWLIKKSDSNGFKLNDDPLGDYAFDVVEREFSNLYHGHNNKVRISRVTFEGLLTVTDAEKFKLALTKGIGREKAYGMGLLTIIPEA
- the cas1e gene encoding type I-E CRISPR-associated endonuclease Cas1e, producing MVEIGRKKPNVSELSRISDRVSFLYLEHVKINRRDNAILVTDEQATVLVPAAIISVLLLGPGVDVTHRAMELIGDLGASVVWVGERGVRQYAHGRALSHSTVLLQEQARLVSNSKMRVSVARKMYQLRFPNEDVSKLTMQELRGKEGARVRKIYANSSKTTGVAWDKRQYNPDDFTSGTPINQALTAANVALYGLSYSVVAALGLSPGLGFVHTGNDLSFIYDFADLYKGEYSIPIAFNVVKNLQPDDDIGRITRLAMRDAFVDGKLMVRMVKDLKYLFNTKEIERIESDVLNLWDDKEGLQKFGVAYDLRTED
- the cas5e gene encoding type I-E CRISPR-associated protein Cas5/CasD, with amino-acid sequence MKTVTIRLAGLLQSYGSEANFNYRTTLGYPSKSAVIGMIAAAFGYERDNPAINRLNNLAFAVRIDQPGRALQDFQMVHMQKGKQIQSKITYRDYLQDAVFVVAIGSEDSELIEKIQYSLRHPRFSLFLGRRANVPGGMLQTKVYEDTTPINILDSLQWQAAKWFQKKQKKQDKVQVDIVADANLLPDQRYYLQKDKVVSFSQKSRQFEFRRIAEKSIELINPQFEKLGWDTEHDIMNFL
- a CDS encoding type I-E CRISPR-associated protein Cse1/CasA, whose protein sequence is MDRKSYNLLTEPWIKVLAKDSGDTVSVSLIDVLQNARQYERLAGEMRVQDFAIMRILLAILTTVYSRFDAQGEGYNWLDYDSNGYQVTRVKIFEDDQRQELLDSWNQTFTSGSFSRKVFDYLNEYSNRFDFLGEHPFMQVTHDEYNSLVSADKKIEKGSGQVLIKQINRSISESGNTSFVFSPKSNDEKDKIDLPELVRWVITYQGLTGVTDKTKVQSKEKYSISPGWLFQISPVFIRGSDLFQTLMLNLLLFNPNHQGEFNLQKPIWEETNLLSYAELRLSNIFPNDIAGLYTSLSRMLHISWKDEGPQIFSAGLPKLDIEQNPFEPMTTWKKNKDKKRNIDFVPAVKSKWSISKAMWRDFGQYVGTDYSGNEVEPGIIAWLRQLKNNGYIDDSFHVNVSSVSFINDGNATSQLPVEEIHGELSLYADVLFDDDIAGRWTVRIEKIVEQIENVGKMYYGFLSNINGLEGGKGQASDHEMGQFYDLLNQPFESWLNNIHADDNRDMKELEWRKTLWELVQNLAKSQMDSATSKVIRGKVEDQVQTNIFTIYNSFMRRVWNSLELEVFKNAK